The Hymenobacter swuensis DY53 genome includes the window TCAGGGCTTCCACTCCAAAAGCCAGCAAGGTGGGCGCTACGTGGTCCTGGATTTCGGAGAAGCCGCCCCATTGCAGCGGGTTAAGCTGCGCGTCCTGGGCCGTGCGCACCTCCCAGTGCAGGTGGGGCCCCGCCGAGCCGCCGGTATTGCCTGAAAGCGCCACCACTTCGCCGCGCTTCACCGGAAATTGGTCGGGCTTAAAGAACAGCTCCAGGTCGTAGGTCTGCTTTTCATACTGGCGGCGGCGCAGCTCCTCGGCCACGGGGCCTTTGAAGCGGTTCAGGTGGCCGTACACCGTGGTCAGGCCGTTGGGGTGGGTGATGTAGAGCACGTTGCCGTAGCCGTAGCTGCTCTGCTTCATGCGCGAGATGTAGCCGTCGGCCGAGGCGTATACGGGCAGGTCTACCCGGCCGTCGGTTTTGATGTCGAGGCCGCCGTGGAAGTGGTTGGGGCGCAGCTCGCCCATACTGCCGGCCAGAAAATTCTGCTGGCCGGGCTTAATCGGGAACAGAAAATAGCCCTGGGGTACTTCAGGGCGGCGGGATGTGGTGGCAGGAGTAGGCTTAGGCTTGGCAGCCGAATCGGGCTCCTGCCCACCGCAGGCTGCGGGCTGCAACCCCAGCAGCAGCAAAAACGGCCACGCCACGCTCAGCAGACGCGGCGGCCGGGTAAACAAAGAATCGGGCATTCAGAAAAGGAAATCGGCAGCAGAAGGAAAGGAAAACGGTGCCGCAGCAACGCCGCAACCCGGCACAATCGTGCCTTGGCGGATGGGAAATGGTGAACGGATTTGTAAACGCAGCACGTCACTCCGGGCTTGCCGGGGAATCTCGCGGGCTGACGTTGTGGTGATAACCGCTCCATAGCCCAGGGTTTAAACCCTGGGCTAGTGAATCGTTCAGCCGGAACAGTGGAAATCGGACGCCCGATGAAGCTTGGTGGTTAGCCTGGCAACGTCAGCACGCGAGATTAGTCGCGGGGCTCGGAATGACGTTCAACAGACCTACTTCAATGACGTTCCGTAGGCCTACTTCACGGCTAAGTTAAACATCTTGTCCTCACCGATGAAGCCCACCAGTTGGTCGTTGATTTTGACGGGGCCGACGCCGCTGGGGGTGCCGGTGAAGATCAGGTCGCCCATTTTCAGGGTGATGAATTGGGAGATGTAGCTGATGATTTTCGAGAAATCGTGGAGCATGAGGCTGGAGTTGCCCTGTTGGCGCACCTCGCCGTTTACTTCCAGCCGGAAATCAATGTTCTTCAGGTCGGGAAATTCGGCTACGGGCTTGAACTCCTGGGAAATTGGGGCCGAGCCGTCGAAGCCCTTGGCCAGTTCCCAGGGCAGGCCTTTGCTTTTGAGCTGGCTTTGCAGGTCGCGGGCCGTGAAATCAATGCCCAGCCCGATGGCGTCGAAATAAGTGGGCGCAAACTTCTCCTCGATGTTCTTGCCATTCTTGCAGATACGCAGCACCAGCTCTACTTCGTAGTGAATATCCTGGGAGAAATCGGGCAGGAAGAAGGGCTGGTTGCGCTGGAGCAAAGCCGTGTCGGGCTTGGCGAAGATGACGGGCGCGGCGGGCGTTTCGTTCTGGAGTTCGGCAATATGGTCGGCGTAATTGCGGCCGATGCAGAGGATTTTCATGCTCAGGGAGTTGGAAGTGTAACGGCCGCCCGAAGACGGCCAAAGGGCATGCGACCGGTAATAAAGGCGGGCAGGCGGTCAAAAATAGCGTTTAATTCGTGGGCCGGAAACCTCAACCGGGCTCCTTTTTACGGCTGTAGGCCGCCGCGCAAACATTTTGCCCACCGCCGCACGTATAGTACCCCGGGCCAGCAAGTGTCTGCTTGCGGACCGGTTCCGTTCCCGCTTTCCTTTCTCTCAATTGCCTACTCTCATGCTCAAGAAAATTGCCCTCGCCAGCTGCCTGCTCGTAGCCGCGGGCTGCGCCACGGTTCCCATCACCGGCCGGCGGCAGCTCAGCCTCGTTTCCGACACCGAAATGAATACGATGGCAGCCACGGAGTATCAGAAAGTGCTTTCCAGTAGCCGGGTAGTGACCAGCGGGGAACAGGCGGCTATGGTAAAGCGGGTGGGCCTGCGCATTCAGCAGGCCGTGGAGCAGTATTTCAGCCAGCGCGGCGAGCAGGCGCAACTGGAAGGCTACCAGTGGGAGTTCAACCTCCTCGATGACAAACAGGAAAATGCCTGGTGCATGCCCGGCGGCAAGGTGGCCGTGTACACCGGCATTCTGCCCATCACCCAGGATGAAACCGGCCTGGCCGTGGTAATGGGCCACGAAATTGCCCACGCCGTAGCCCGCCACAGTTCGGAGCGGATGAGCCAGCAGATGGCGGCCCAGAACCTGGGCAGTATTGCTTCAGCGGCCGTAGGGCAAACGCCCACGCTTACCCAGAATGTGTTTCTGCAGGCGGTGGGCGTAGGTTCTTCGCTGGGGTTGCTGAAATACGGCCGCAGCCAGGAGTCGGAAGCCGACCACCTGGGGCTGATTTTTATGGCTATGGCCGGCTACAACCCTGATACGGCCGTGCAGTTCTGGCAGCGCATGGATGCCCGCGAGAATGCTGCCTCACCCCCCGAGTTCCTTTCTACGCACCCTTCCAACGGCACCCGTATTGCGGGTATTCAAAAGGAGTTGCCGGAAGCCCGTACTTACTACAAAGCCCGCTAAACTTGGCTGGTTGAACCTATCCTGATGAATCGTATTCTGCGTATTGCGCTGGCCTCTGTACCGGTAACGGTGCTGCTGGCGGGCTTGAGTGCCTGTGAAACCTCCAAGCGGGGCTTTCCGGAAATGAGCACCCCCACCACCGATACCGACGAAATGCGCCGCAAGCGCGAAGTAGTCAGCAAACAGATAGCGGAAGTAGCCGAGGGGAAAATTCGCTATATCATGCCCCGCGAGCAGCTTTCCGCCGCTTTTACCCGGCAGTTCGGCGACGGTACGGCCATCGACAAAACCGTTATCCGCAAAGTGCAGGAAACGCCCAAGGATAAGGCGGTGTACTACCTAGTGGGTATGGGGCTGCGCAACGGCATGTACCGGGCTATGGCCCTGCCGCTGCAAACGTCGTCGGACAACAGCCTGTATCTGCCTTCTAACTCGGCCCGCTACATTATTACGGGCGTAGGTTGCACGTTCTGTTTCTTCAACTTCGAGAAAAATGAAATTGTGGGCACCACCTGCGAGGAAAACTCCGGTGGCAGCCGTTGCGACCTGCGTGTGGAATCCAACAACACCTTTTTCGTACGCAAATAGCCATGCTTAGCCGCAAATGGATTATGCGCCTTTCACTCACGGCTTTGGCCCTACTGCTTACTACGGATAAGCGGCGTCCAAAGCCGGCTGCGGATAAACCGGAAAATCCGCAGTAGCCGGGGATTTTTAGGGTAAAGAACTTGGTCTAGAACAGTTGATGTGCGTATACACTGGGCTACTTACTTTCCTTTCCCAGCCATGCACAACAATTCCACCGTCAATAGCACTCAGCTGGTTCGCTACCATTTGCAACTGTCGCCGGCAGTAGAGGAGCCGCAACTGATAAAAGCCCGCGCGCTGCTCACCGAACAAGGATTCCTAGTAGATCAGCTTACTTCCGACGAAGCTGTGGTGGCCTCTATACAAGGCGCCGACCCCGATTGGCAACCCACTCGAGAAGGGTTTCGGCGATTAGGAAGCGGCGTCGTCCATATCACCACCGCTGAATAAGCGCACTATATTACACAACAGGCCCCGTCAATTTGGCGGGGCCTGTTGTGCTTATAGCGGATAAAAGGCAAGCGGTTGAGCAAACCAATACTACGTGCTACACCATGCCTTCCTCCACCAACTCCACAAACCGTGCGATGCGGTTCACCAGCAAATCGGGGTTGACTTTTTCCAGCGGGTGGGGCGTGTTCATGATAATTTCGAAAGTGGCACGGGGCATGTGGTCGACGTAGGAGCGGGAGGCATCCACGCCGGCCGTTGTGTCCAGCTCGCCCACCAGCACCTGTACAGGTACTTCCAGTTCGGCCAAGTTAGCTGCCGTGAGCAGCGGCGCATCCCCGAGGCCGCGCAATAGGCCCGTGGTAGCAGCCAGCAGCTCGGGTAGCGGGGTAGGGGCGTGCAGTTGCTCCAGTTGGCTGGCAAACTGCGGCACTTTCTCCCGCATACCGGCCGCGTCCAGAAAGCGGGTTTCCAGCGCCGCAGTACCCGGCGTCCAGTCAAATTTAGTACCCAGCGTGGTGATGCTGCTGAATAGTTCCGGCCATGCCACAGCGGCCGTCAGGGTTGCGTAGCCACCCATGCTGTACCCGAATACGTGTACCGGCGGCAGGTTGTGGGCGAGAATAAACTGTCGGATTTCCTGCGCCAGCTCCTTCATCGAGAAACCAGTAGTCGCCAGCGGCCGGCCACCGTGGCCAGTGAAAGAAAAGGAATGCACATCATAGAACGGAGGCAGTTCCCGCTTCAGAAACTTCAGCTGCGCTTCCGAGCCCAGAGCCCCATGCAGGAGCAGAATGGTATGTTTCATGCGTTGACGGCTCAACTGCCAACCGGCACTTCACGGAAAAGCCGGCCGACAGACAAGCGTAAGTTATTGGGTCACTTCGGCCGCCAGCTGGTTCAGGTCCAGTCCGTCGAAGGTACCTGAAGTCATCATCAGCAGGTTGGCGTGCTGCCAGTTCTGCTCATGCAGGAAGGCAGCCAGCTCCCGGCTATCGGTAAATACGCGCAGGTCGGGACGCTGGAAGGCTTGCTGCACGGCCTCGGGCGGCAAAGCAGGCAGGCGCTTGTGGGCCAGCACCTGCGGGTTGAAGTACACCACCGCCACGTCGGGCGCGTCGAAGGTGTGGGCGTACTGGGGTAGAAAGGCCGGGTTGAGGGAGCTGAAGGTGTGCAGCTCCAGGCAGGCCACCAGCCGGCGCTGTGGAAACTGCTTCTTGAAGGCCGTGGCGGTGGCCTTAAGCTTGCTGGGGGCATGGGCGAAATCCTTGTATACCACCGAATTCGGGCCCTCCTTTACCAGCTCCAGCCGCCGCGCCGCGCCTTTGAAGGTGCCTAATGCTTCATAAAACTCTTTGCCCTTGATACCCAGCTGCTTGCACACTTCCTTGGCCGCCGAAATATTGCGCAGGTTATGCTCGCCGAACACCTGCACGGGCACTTCCTCTTCTTTCTTGTTGAGCAGGAAGGTTTTGCCGTTGCGGATGACGTGCTCGTGGGGGCCGTAGCCGATGTACTTCACGGCGGGCGAGCTGGGCACCGTTACCAGTTGCACCTGCTCATCGTCCTGGTCATAGATGAGCACACCTGCTTTAGGTGTCATCTCAGCGAAGATGCGGAACTGCTCCCGGTAGATTTCCTCCGTCGGGAACACGTTGATATGGTCCCAACTGATACCGGAAATTACCCCGATGTGGTGCTGATACAAATGGAACTTCGGCCGCCGGTCAATGGGGGAGGACAGGTACTCGTCGCCCTCAATGATGATGATGGGCGCGTCGTCGGTCAGCTGCACCATTAGCTCGAAGCCTTCCAGCTGCGCGCCTACCGCATAGTCGAACTTGCGGCCGTGGTAGCGCAGTACATGCAGGATGAGGGAGGTGATGCTGGTTTTGCCGTGCGAGCCGCCGATAACAATGCGTTGCTTGTCGCGGGAGGCTTCGTAGATGAACTCGGGGAAGGAGTACACGCGCAGGCCCAGCTCCTGGGCGCGCAAAAGCTCGGGGTTGTCGGGGCGGGCGTGCATGCCCACAATTACCGCGTCGAGGTCAGCTGTAATCTTCTCCGGAAACCAGCCTTCCTGGGCCGGCAGCAGACCGGCGCTAGCCAGTCGGCTTTTGGCCGGCTCAAATATTTCGTCGTCGGAACCAGTTACCTGAGCGCCGCGCTGGTGCAGGGCTAGGGCCAGGTTGTGCATAATGCTGCCCCCGGTTGCAATCAGGTGCAGGCGTTGGAGGGAAGAAGGAGTAGCAGCCATTCGGTAATAAAGAGGAATAGGGCTGCAAAGGTACGGGGTGTTTTTTTGCGGCAGGGAGAATGAGGGAGGAACGCCACGTCTCTACGAAAAAGAAACCTTTTGTGCCACTCCGGGATTGTAGAGCCCAGCCGTTAGCTTTGTAGCCCCTTGGGCAAAAATCAGGGGTAGCTGGAAGAAATTCCGGCCGGAACCGGCCCAACCTGCTTACCTTGTAGTGCTTACCCAAGTGATGAACGACTCGATGGATGACCGTCTGAAACAAGCTGGGACCCGCGCCAAAGCGGCCTGGAACAGCCGCCCCGCGCAGCTGCCTATGGGCGGCGCGTCGGGCAAGCTGCCGCCCCAGGCGCCCGAGCTGGAGGCCGCCGTGCTGGGGGCGCTCATGCTGGAAAAGGATGCCCTTACTACGGTTATCGACATCCTCAAGCCCCAGAGCTTTTACAAAGACGGCCACCAGCGCATCTTCAAGGCCATCCTGAACCTGTTCGATAAGTCGGAACCCATTGATATTCTGACCGTCACGCATGAGCTGCGGGAAATGGGCGAGCTGGAAGTAGCCGGTGGCGCGCATTACGTGGCCAACCTCACGTTCAAGGTCAACTCGGCGGCCAACATCGAGTACCACGCCCGCATCATCACCGAAAACGCCATCAAGCGGGAGCTGATCCGCATTGCCTCCGACATTCAGCGCGACGCCTTCGAGGACACCACCGACGTATTCAACCTGCTCGATACCACCGAGCAGTCGTTGTTTGAAGTGTCCGAATCCAACATCCGCAAGAACTTCGATGACATGCGCAGCCTGATGGGCAAGGCCATCAAGGAGCTGGAAGAAAAGAAGGATCAGAAAGACGGCCTCACCGGCGTGCCCTCCGGCTTCTCCGCCCTAGACCGCGTAACCTCCGGCTGGCAACCATCTGACCTGGTGATTATTGCTGCGCGCCCTGGTATGGGTAAAACTGCTTTCGTGGTGTCGGCCATGCGCAATGCGGCGGTGGAGTTCAAGAAGCCGGTGGCCATTTTCTCGCTGGAAATGTCCTCGCTGCAGCTCGTGAATCGTCTGATTTCAGCGGAGGCGGAGCTGGATTCCGAGAAGATCAAGAAGGGCAACCTGGCCGACTACGAGTGGGCCCAGCTCAACCACAAGATTTCCAGCCTGTCATCGGCCCCCATCTATATCGATGATACGCCGGGCTTGAGCATCCGGGAGCTGCGCACCAAGTGCCGCCGCCTCAAGGCCCACCACGATATCCAGATGATCATCATCGACTATCTGCAGTTGATGACCGGCAACACCGACGGCAAGGGCGGCGGTAACCGTGAACAGGAAATTGCCTCGATTTCGCGGGCCCTCAAGGGCATTGCCAAGGAGCTGAACGTGCCGGTGCTGGCCCTGTCGCAGCTGAGCCGCTCGGTGGAAACGCGCGGTGGCGACAAAAAGCCCCAACTCAGTGACCTTCGCGAATCGGGGTCCATCGAGCAGGACGCCGACATGGTAATCTTCCTCTACCGCCCCGAGTACTATAAGATTACGGAGGATGAGATGGGCAACCCGACCCAAGGCACCGGCGAGGTCATCATTGCCAAGCACCGGAACGGCTCTTTGGAAAGCGTGCAGCTCAAGTTCATCGGTAAGTTCACCAAGTTTGCCGACCTCGACGGGGCCGGCGGCGGCTTCGGCGACGCGGGCTTCAACCCCGGCGCTTTCCCCACCAGCACCTTCGACGACGACCAGTCCGGTTTCGCCCCGAACACCATCCGCCTCGGCTCCCGTATCAACAACGACGGCCCGCCACCCGCGCAGCCCTTCCCCCGCAGCAACTTCGATGACGGCCCACCGCCGTTTTAATCTGGCAAGAAACACAAACCGCCCGCTGGTATCAGCGGGCGGTTTGTGTTTAACACCTGTCATCCTGAGCATGTCGCGCATCAAGCGAGGACGAAGGACCTTATCACGTCAGAACAGTGCCGTAACAACGACTGGTTCTGGCGCAATAAGGTCCTTCGTCCTCGCTTGATGCGCGACATGCTCAGGATGATAGACAGCCTTATCCAAACATGCCTACGGTGTCTTTGCTGGGTAGGGCAGTTTTGCCCATTAGGAACAAGTCCACCTGCCGGGCGGCTTCGCGGCCTTCGGAAATGGCCCATACGACGAGCGACTGGCCCCGGCGCATGTCGCCGGCCACGAAGACGTTGGGCTGGGAGGTGAGGAAGTCAGAATCGGACGGGGTACGCACGTTGCCCCGGTCGTCGAGGGCCACGCCGAGCTGCTGTAGCAGCCCTTCGTAGCGGGGGGAGGCGAATCCCAGGGCCAGCAGGGCCAGCTGGCAGGGGATTTCGCGCTCCGAGCCTTCGATTTCGGTGAAGGCGAGGCGGCGGCCCAGTACGTCGGTTTCCCAGGTTACGTCGGTGACCAGCAGGGCCCGCAGGCGGCCTTGGTCGTCGCTGAGAAAGGCTTTGGTGTTGATGCCCCAGTAGCGCTGGCAGCCTTCCTCGTGGGAGGTGCTGGTGCGGAACACGGCCGTGGGGTAGTGGGGCCAGGGCTCGAAGTGGGGCCGCTCGGGGGTGGGCTGGTGCATGAGGGCAAACTGCATGACGGAGCGGGCCTGCTGGCGGTTGGCCGTGCCCACGCAGTCGGAGCCGGTGTCGCCGCTGCCGATTACCACTACGTCGAGGCCGGTGGCCTGAATTTCGGTTTCCGACAGCGGCAGCCCACTTACGCGGCGGTTGTGCTGGGTGAGGTAGTCCATGGCGAAGTGGATGCCGGGCAGCTCGCGGCCGGGCAGGGGCAGGTCTTTGGGCACCAGGGCCCCGCCAGCCAGCACTACGGCATCAAACTGCGCCGTAAGGTCCTGGGCTGTCAGGTCGCGGCCCACTTCGGTGTTGCAGCGAAACTGTACGCCGTCTTCTTCCAGCAGGCGCAGGCGGCGGTCAATCACCCACTTATCCAGCTTGAAATCGGGGATGCCGTAGCGCAGCAGGCCGCCGGGCCGGTCGTCGCGCTCGAACACCGTTACGGCGTGGCCGGCCCGCACCAGCTGGGCCGCCGCCGCCAGCCCGGCCGGCCCCGAGCCCACCACGGCCACCGATTTGCCGGTTTTGAGCACTGGCGCGGTGGGCCGCACGTAGCCCCGGGCAAAGGCCGTTTCGATGATGTGCTTCTCGATTTCCTCAATGGCCACCGGTGCGGCATGGATGCCCAGCACGCAGGCCGATTCGCAGGGCGCGGGGCAGATACGGCCGGTAAATTCGGGGAAGTTGTTGGTGGAGCTCAGAATCTGATAGGCCAGCTCCCAGTCCTGGCGGTACACAGCGTCGTTGAACTCGGGGATGATATTGCCAAGCGGACAGCCCGCGTGGCAGAATGGAATGCCGCACTCCATGCACCGCCCCGACTGCTGCCGGAGCTGCGTGTCGGCGTATTGGCCCACAAACTCGCGGTTGTGCGCCACGCGCTCCTGCGGGGCGGCTTTGGCGGGCAGTTCCCGCTGAAATTCCTTGAAACCGATGCTATTGCCCATGTGCGTGGTGCCTCACCCCCCGGCCCCCTCTCCAGGGGGAGAGGGGGAGCCAGACGACGTTGGCGGTTGTAGAGACGCAACATCTTGCGTCTCGTCGTTGCTGATGTTGTTTTTGGTGCGTGGTGCTGGTGGCCCGGGCCTGCTGGTGTGCGTTCTGGCGGCTCGTTCTGACGGGAGACGCGAAGTGTCGCGTCTCTACAGCCATTGGCGTTACCCCACCGCTACCCGGGCCTTCTGCAGCACCTTTTTGTATTCACTCGGGAACACCTTCACGAACTTGCCGGCTTCCTCGGGCCAGTTGGCGAGCAGGAAGGCGGCCAACTGGCTGCCGGTGAGCTCGTGGTGCTGGCGGAGCAGGTGCTGGATGTGGGTTTCGTCATCGGCGTCGAGTGGGTCGAGCTCCACCATTTCGGGGTTGCAATTTTGGGGGAAGGAGCCGTCGGCGTCGTACACCCAGGCAATGCCCCCGCTCATGCCGGCGGCGAAGTTGCGGCCGGTGCGGCCCAGGATGAGGGCCCGGCCGCCCGTCATGTACTCGCAGCCATGGTCGCCCACGCCCTCCACTACGGCCGTGGCCCCGGAGTTGCGCACCGCAAACCGCTCCCCGGCCTGCCCGCGCACAAACAGCTCGCCAGAAGTAGCCCCGTACAGCGCCACGTTGCCGATGATGATGTTCTGCTCGGGCGCAAACCGGGCGTCGGGGGCGGGGTGGATGATGAGGCGAGCCCCGCTCAGGCCCTTGCCCACGTAATCGTTGGCCTCGCCTTCGAGTCGGAAGCTCAGCCCCCGCACGCTGAAGGCCCCGAAGCTCTGCCCCGCCGACCCGCGGAAGGTGTACTCGATGGTGCCCTCGGGCAGCCCGGCGGCGTGGTAGCGCTTGGTGATTTCGTTGGAAAGTAGCGTGCCGATGGTGCGGTTGGTGTTGCACACGGCAAAATCGGCCCGCACGGGCTGCTGGAAGTCCAGGGCCGGACGGGCGTGCTCCAGCAGCTGCCAGTCGAGGATGTGCTGGAGGCCGTGGTCCTGGGCCTCGCTCTGGTGCAGGGTGCTGCCGGCCGCGGGGGAGGTCAGGTACAGCAGGTCGCGCAGGTCGAGGTGGCGGGCTTTCCAGTGCGTGATGTCGGGGCGAGGCTTCAGGAACTGGGCCCGGCCCACCATCTCGTTCACGGTGCGGAAGCCCAGCTCAGCCATGATTTCGCGCAGCTCCTCGGCCAGGAAGCGGAACAGGTTCACGATGTGCTCGGGCTGCCCGCTGAACAGGCGGCGCAGCTCGGGGTCCTGGGTGGCCACGCCCACGGGACAGGTGTTGAGGTGGCATTTGCGCATCATCACGCAGCCCCCGGCCACCAGCGCGGCAGTGGCCACGCCCCATTCCTCGGCCCCCAGCAGGGTGGCAATGGCCAGGTCGCGGCCGGTTTTCAGCTGGCCGTCGGCCTGCAATACCACGCGGCTGCGGAGCTGGTTGCGCACCAGCGTCTGGTGGGCTTCGGCCAGGCCTAGCTCCCAGGGCAGCCCGGCGTGGCGGATGCTGCTCAGGGGCGAAGCGC containing:
- a CDS encoding fumarylacetoacetate hydrolase family protein, producing the protein MKILCIGRNYADHIAELQNETPAAPVIFAKPDTALLQRNQPFFLPDFSQDIHYEVELVLRICKNGKNIEEKFAPTYFDAIGLGIDFTARDLQSQLKSKGLPWELAKGFDGSAPISQEFKPVAEFPDLKNIDFRLEVNGEVRQQGNSSLMLHDFSKIISYISQFITLKMGDLIFTGTPSGVGPVKINDQLVGFIGEDKMFNLAVK
- a CDS encoding M48 family metallopeptidase; translated protein: MLKKIALASCLLVAAGCATVPITGRRQLSLVSDTEMNTMAATEYQKVLSSSRVVTSGEQAAMVKRVGLRIQQAVEQYFSQRGEQAQLEGYQWEFNLLDDKQENAWCMPGGKVAVYTGILPITQDETGLAVVMGHEIAHAVARHSSERMSQQMAAQNLGSIASAAVGQTPTLTQNVFLQAVGVGSSLGLLKYGRSQESEADHLGLIFMAMAGYNPDTAVQFWQRMDARENAASPPEFLSTHPSNGTRIAGIQKELPEARTYYKAR
- a CDS encoding alpha/beta fold hydrolase, whose amino-acid sequence is MKHTILLLHGALGSEAQLKFLKRELPPFYDVHSFSFTGHGGRPLATTGFSMKELAQEIRQFILAHNLPPVHVFGYSMGGYATLTAAVAWPELFSSITTLGTKFDWTPGTAALETRFLDAAGMREKVPQFASQLEQLHAPTPLPELLAATTGLLRGLGDAPLLTAANLAELEVPVQVLVGELDTTAGVDASRSYVDHMPRATFEIIMNTPHPLEKVNPDLLVNRIARFVELVEEGMV
- a CDS encoding UDP-N-acetylmuramate--L-alanine ligase, with the translated sequence MAATPSSLQRLHLIATGGSIMHNLALALHQRGAQVTGSDDEIFEPAKSRLASAGLLPAQEGWFPEKITADLDAVIVGMHARPDNPELLRAQELGLRVYSFPEFIYEASRDKQRIVIGGSHGKTSITSLILHVLRYHGRKFDYAVGAQLEGFELMVQLTDDAPIIIIEGDEYLSSPIDRRPKFHLYQHHIGVISGISWDHINVFPTEEIYREQFRIFAEMTPKAGVLIYDQDDEQVQLVTVPSSPAVKYIGYGPHEHVIRNGKTFLLNKKEEEVPVQVFGEHNLRNISAAKEVCKQLGIKGKEFYEALGTFKGAARRLELVKEGPNSVVYKDFAHAPSKLKATATAFKKQFPQRRLVACLELHTFSSLNPAFLPQYAHTFDAPDVAVVYFNPQVLAHKRLPALPPEAVQQAFQRPDLRVFTDSRELAAFLHEQNWQHANLLMMTSGTFDGLDLNQLAAEVTQ
- the dnaB gene encoding replicative DNA helicase, which produces MGGASGKLPPQAPELEAAVLGALMLEKDALTTVIDILKPQSFYKDGHQRIFKAILNLFDKSEPIDILTVTHELREMGELEVAGGAHYVANLTFKVNSAANIEYHARIITENAIKRELIRIASDIQRDAFEDTTDVFNLLDTTEQSLFEVSESNIRKNFDDMRSLMGKAIKELEEKKDQKDGLTGVPSGFSALDRVTSGWQPSDLVIIAARPGMGKTAFVVSAMRNAAVEFKKPVAIFSLEMSSLQLVNRLISAEAELDSEKIKKGNLADYEWAQLNHKISSLSSAPIYIDDTPGLSIRELRTKCRRLKAHHDIQMIIIDYLQLMTGNTDGKGGGNREQEIASISRALKGIAKELNVPVLALSQLSRSVETRGGDKKPQLSDLRESGSIEQDADMVIFLYRPEYYKITEDEMGNPTQGTGEVIIAKHRNGSLESVQLKFIGKFTKFADLDGAGGGFGDAGFNPGAFPTSTFDDDQSGFAPNTIRLGSRINNDGPPPAQPFPRSNFDDGPPPF
- a CDS encoding glutamate synthase subunit beta → MGNSIGFKEFQRELPAKAAPQERVAHNREFVGQYADTQLRQQSGRCMECGIPFCHAGCPLGNIIPEFNDAVYRQDWELAYQILSSTNNFPEFTGRICPAPCESACVLGIHAAPVAIEEIEKHIIETAFARGYVRPTAPVLKTGKSVAVVGSGPAGLAAAAQLVRAGHAVTVFERDDRPGGLLRYGIPDFKLDKWVIDRRLRLLEEDGVQFRCNTEVGRDLTAQDLTAQFDAVVLAGGALVPKDLPLPGRELPGIHFAMDYLTQHNRRVSGLPLSETEIQATGLDVVVIGSGDTGSDCVGTANRQQARSVMQFALMHQPTPERPHFEPWPHYPTAVFRTSTSHEEGCQRYWGINTKAFLSDDQGRLRALLVTDVTWETDVLGRRLAFTEIEGSEREIPCQLALLALGFASPRYEGLLQQLGVALDDRGNVRTPSDSDFLTSQPNVFVAGDMRRGQSLVVWAISEGREAARQVDLFLMGKTALPSKDTVGMFG